In the genome of Pseudomonadota bacterium, one region contains:
- a CDS encoding polymer-forming cytoskeletal protein, protein MRLGRTRHNPASAQEGMGPGGDTSVLGPDLVVDGHLESSGEVHVHGSITGDIHAPKVTVCPDGKIEGNVVAKEACIGGRLDGRVIAPFVVVEETGAVVGRVFHHQITVAKGAFVDGRMPWRPLNHFDESASLLEDLTSEHVHKERTGD, encoded by the coding sequence ATGAGGTTGGGCCGCACCCGACACAACCCCGCGAGCGCACAGGAAGGGATGGGACCAGGCGGCGATACGTCCGTCCTGGGGCCGGACCTTGTCGTTGACGGCCATCTGGAGTCGTCCGGCGAGGTCCATGTCCACGGTTCGATCACCGGGGACATTCACGCCCCCAAGGTGACCGTGTGCCCCGACGGCAAGATCGAGGGCAACGTGGTCGCCAAGGAGGCTTGTATCGGGGGACGGCTCGATGGACGCGTGATCGCGCCCTTCGTGGTCGTCGAGGAAACGGGTGCCGTCGTGGGACGAGTCTTTCATCATCAGATTACCGTCGCCAAAGGCGCCTTTGTGGACGGCCGCATGCCATGGCGGCCGCTCAACCATTTTGACGAGAGCGCTTCACTTCTGGAGGATTTAACCAGTGAGCATGTTCACAAAGAACGAACAGGGGACTGA
- a CDS encoding polymer-forming cytoskeletal protein has product MFTKNEQGTDQSRPAAESQQAAPAASSVPGTHQVVSVISPGLTVTGNLESEGSIQVDGTIEGDVRGQSVVVGEGASIKGAVYGDTVKVAGKIDGKIEAQSVSVTRSGHMKGDIIHERLEIEAGAHVDGHCQPTYKKDAGKVTQLKPAADTAKASDSGKTANADT; this is encoded by the coding sequence ATGTTCACAAAGAACGAACAGGGGACTGACCAGTCCCGTCCGGCGGCCGAGTCCCAGCAGGCGGCGCCGGCGGCGAGCTCGGTCCCCGGCACCCACCAAGTGGTGTCGGTAATCAGCCCCGGCCTGACCGTGACCGGCAATCTGGAAAGCGAAGGCTCGATCCAGGTCGACGGCACGATCGAAGGCGATGTGCGCGGCCAGTCCGTCGTCGTCGGCGAAGGCGCGTCCATCAAAGGCGCGGTCTATGGCGATACGGTGAAGGTCGCCGGCAAGATTGACGGCAAAATTGAAGCCCAGTCGGTTTCCGTCACCCGTTCGGGCCATATGAAAGGCGACATCATCCACGAACGGCTCGAGATCGAGGCCGGCGCCCATGTCGACGGCCACTGCCAGCCGACCTACAAAAAAGACGCCGGCAAGGTGACACAGCTCAAGCCGGCCGCCGACACGGCCAAGGCATCGGATAGCGGCAAGACGGCCAACGCCGACACCTAG
- the ppa gene encoding inorganic diphosphatase, with translation MLIDAIPIGDNPPDDVNAIIEVSVGGQPIKYEMDKDAGTLVVDRFLYTPMSYPGNYGFVPHTLAEDGDPIDVLVCNTRELLPGCVINVRPIGALMMEDDSGRDEKIIAVPSARLTKRYEGIFHFYDLPTITLQQIQHFFEHYKDLEPGKWVKIGDWMDATQARQMITDAIERAKTG, from the coding sequence ATGCTGATCGACGCTATACCCATCGGCGACAACCCGCCCGACGACGTCAACGCGATCATCGAGGTCTCGGTCGGCGGTCAGCCGATCAAGTACGAGATGGACAAGGACGCCGGCACCCTGGTGGTCGACCGCTTCCTCTACACGCCGATGAGCTATCCCGGCAATTACGGCTTCGTGCCCCATACACTGGCCGAGGACGGCGACCCGATCGACGTGCTGGTCTGCAACACCCGCGAGTTGCTGCCGGGCTGCGTCATCAACGTGCGCCCGATCGGCGCCTTAATGATGGAGGACGATTCGGGCCGCGACGAGAAGATCATCGCCGTGCCGTCCGCGCGCCTGACCAAGCGCTACGAGGGCATCTTCCACTTCTATGACCTGCCGACCATCACGCTGCAGCAGATCCAGCACTTCTTCGAACACTATAAGGACCTGGAACCCGGCAAGTGGGTCAAGATCGGCGACTGGATGGACGCGACCCAGGCCCGCCAAATGATCACCGACGCCATCGAACGCGCCAAAACCGGCTGA